The Risungbinella massiliensis sequence TGAGATGCCTACCAACCCCAAGTATTATGAAGATATGTCCGTTTTGCTCGACGAGATCATCAAAGCACGGAAAGAAGCCGCCAAACATTATGAGGAGTACTTGGCGAAAATCGTGGAACTCAGTAAAAAGGTGAAAAATCCTGGTAATTCTGCCAACTATCCCGAAAGCTTAAATTCCAATGCCAAACGAGCTTTATATGATAACTTAGGTCATGACGAAGAACTCGCCTTGGCTTTACATGCATCCATTCTGCGCAACAGGTATGATGGATGGCGGGGTAGTATGATCAAAGAACGAAAAGTAATGATAGTCATCAAAGAACACATCAAAGATAAGGACAAAGCAGAAGAAATCTTCGAGATCGTAAAAAACAAGGGGACTACTAATATGCACCAGATCACTGTCGGAAACATAGAAATTGACGTAGTAAAAAAAGATATCAAAAACCTCCATCTTGGTGTGTATCCACCTAACGGCAGAGTGCGTATTGCGGCACCTTTGAAAGTGAATGATGATGCTGTCCGGCTTTTTGCCATTACAAAATGAGCTGGATCAAAAAACAGCAAACCAAGTTTGAAAACCAAGAACGCCAATCTCAAAGAGAATTTGTATCAGGTGAAAGCCACTATGTAGCTGGTACACGCTATCTCTTAAATGTGATCTACGGGCAGACAACTCCAAAAGTGATCATACGCAATAAAACCTATATTGATCTATATGTACGAGAAGGCAGTACGAGAGAACAACGTGAGAAAGTAATGATGGAGTGGTAATCGCAAGCAATTAAAAGAACAGATACCATCCCTCATTGACAAGTGGCAAGAGGTGATGGGGGTGGAGGTAGACTCTTGGGGTGTCAAGCTGATGAAAACCAAGTGGGGCACTTGTAATATCTCCGCCAAACGGATCTGGCTCAATCTCGAATTAGCCAAAAAACCAAAGCATTGCCTGGAATATGTTGTTGTACACGAAATGGTTCATTTGTTGGAGCGAAATCACAACGACCGTTTTGTAGCTTATATGGATCGATTTATGCCACGATGGCGTGTGTATAAAGAGGAATTGAATCGGTTTGTTTTGGATGATATAAAAGGGAATTAAGTATGTAGTTACGTTTTATCCTATAAATATTCGGAGTAATACGCAACAAAAAAAGGAGTTGGCAGCAAGATTCCCTCTCCTTTTTGTTGTGTCTGCTCTACCAATTCCCCATAACATAGTTAAAGCTATTTTCTGAACCTCTTTCATCTTTTTCTTTGATATATACTCCGATTCCTTCGATGATCAATTTTTTCCGTCGATCCAGCATCGGACTGATTGCAATCCCGTCTACTCCTTGGATACCAAAGCCATCTTCCTCTTCATCATAATAAATTCTCTCATCTAACCGCATGGCATCATCGATTTTCATCCCGATTCCGATTTTTCCAAATAGCAAACCTTGGTAGTTCTCATAGGCGAAAATACTTTCTAACTTTCCGTTTAGTACATTAAATGTAAGTATTAGGGTATCTTTAAAATTGTATTTAATAAGATTCGGAAGGGGCATGGAATAATAATTATCTAACCCAGTATGCCCCTTCCTAGTACGCCCACTTTTAAAATGAGGGAAAGTGTCAATCGTATCGTAATATTCCTTGATATGTGTTTTTAGTGTAAATCCACCTAAAGATTGACCGGGGATAATCGGTGCTTCCAAATCTAAAATACCGTACTGGTTCATATGTAAACCTCCAAATGGAATTTTTAATAAAAATAGTACCCAAGTAAAACTTGGATACTATAGTAGGAAAAAAGTTTTAGCTTTCTCCCCACGTGAGTTGTAGTCGGTCTCTCTACCCCAAACTACTTTTATTGTACCATTATTTGTACTAATCACTAGGTAAGGTATACTGCCATGAGTTCCTTGTCCTGAGTTACTTCTTAATGCGAGGATTGGATATTTTGGCTTTCCAATACTAAACTTCCACCCTTTTCCATATTTGCTTTCTGTCAAAGGTGCTTCGATGCGAACTAGATTTTTGGCTGACATTTTTTTAAACGTCTTATAGGCTTTCTCTACTATTTCGTCAGGATGGCTTTGGGCAAAATTGTCTAAGTTTCGATCTACATATAATAGCATCTTTAGTACTTTTTTTAGTGCGGGATTTTTCTCTTCTTGTTGCACTATGTATTCCCCTCTTCTATCTCATGATGTAAAAAACAAATGTCAAATAATTTTCCTTATCCCCTCCTCCATATGCTTACTAAGCGAAATAAGCATATGGAGGGTGGTAAGGAAGAATTATTGCTTTGTTTTAGAGAAAAGGGGGATTACAAAGACAAACAAGAAAAAAGGAGTAAAGTACAACTCGTTTGTACTATATCATTTAAAAAATTATGTGAATAGAATCACTAATGTAAAAAGGGCATAAGATAAGGTCGCCTTCCCAAATTCATTCTTGAGAAAGCGACCTTATCTTATCGAACTATTCAAACACATAATTGTGTATCTCATCTAGAGAGGGATTTTGTCATTGAAACGGAGCGAGTCTGCTTAAGATTTTCAGGAGTGGATGTATCTGATAAACTACTGGTACAAATATATGTATAAACACTAAGTTCTGAAAGGAACAAACCAAATGACACTTTCCAACCTAGAATACCGCCACGAACCCCCATCTGTAGAAGACTACTGCAATCTCCGCGTCCAAGCAGGCATGAGCCCTCGTGGCAAAGAAGCTGCGAGAATTGGACTACCAAACAGTCTCTTTGCCGTTACCGTTTATGAGGGTGAGAGACTGATCGGCATGGCGAGAGTAGTAGGGGATGGAGGAGTCAATTTTTTGATCGTAGATGTAGCGGTCCATCCTGATTACCAAGGAAAAGGAATTGGTAAGAAAATGATGGGTGACATCATGCAATACATAGATAGCAAAGCTCTACCAGGTTCTCTGATACAACTTTCTGCAGATCCCCCAGCAGATAATCTATACAAACAGTTTGGCTTTGAATATATGACCGATTCTATTGGAATGTATAAATATATCTATGAAAAATAAAAGTATGCCGATTATGGTATGCTTTTTTTGTGATAAATTCGTATCTCTGTTATGATTGCATCTTTCTTCAAAACTCGCTATCCTATTTAGGGTATGTACGATCCATAGAATACATATTTTCCTATCAGTGATCAATTTTCGTATGTAGCGTGATGAGACATAGGCAGTACCAATCCTGAAACATACGAATAATGTAAAATACCAATAAAACAACTAGAGAAGGGGGGAAACTCCGGTGAAACCGACTAAAGAGGAGTTTCTTGTTACGGGAATAGAGGAGATTCGAGAGAATGAACCCTTATCTCGTCACACGACTTGGAAAGTAGGAGGACCGGCAGATCTTCTGATCCATCCCAAATCTCGTGAACAATTAGAACAGGCGATGAAGATTATTCATCAGAAACAATACCCTTGG is a genomic window containing:
- a CDS encoding YgjP-like metallopeptidase domain-containing protein, whose amino-acid sequence is MSWIKKQQTKFENQERQSQREFVSGESHYVAGTRYLLNVIYGQTTPKVIIRNKTYIDLYVREGSTREQREKVMMEW
- a CDS encoding adaptor complexes medium subunit family protein, whose translation is MQQEEKNPALKKVLKMLLYVDRNLDNFAQSHPDEIVEKAYKTFKKMSAKNLVRIEAPLTESKYGKGWKFSIGKPKYPILALRSNSGQGTHGSIPYLVISTNNGTIKVVWGRETDYNSRGEKAKTFFLL
- a CDS encoding GNAT family N-acetyltransferase — encoded protein: MTLSNLEYRHEPPSVEDYCNLRVQAGMSPRGKEAARIGLPNSLFAVTVYEGERLIGMARVVGDGGVNFLIVDVAVHPDYQGKGIGKKMMGDIMQYIDSKALPGSLIQLSADPPADNLYKQFGFEYMTDSIGMYKYIYEK
- a CDS encoding SprT-like domain-containing protein, with protein sequence MEVDSWGVKLMKTKWGTCNISAKRIWLNLELAKKPKHCLEYVVVHEMVHLLERNHNDRFVAYMDRFMPRWRVYKEELNRFVLDDIKGN